The Seriola aureovittata isolate HTS-2021-v1 ecotype China chromosome 3, ASM2101889v1, whole genome shotgun sequence genome includes a region encoding these proteins:
- the LOC130165777 gene encoding B-cell receptor CD22-like: MKEETFSLRVSVNDDNSYSCALKGHEDHRSPPVYAPKLLSVSASPSGEIVEGSSVNLTCSSDANPAAKYTWYKENDHKLPSQQPQLFFFSSIQPSESGEYYCTAENEMGRRSAHVFIDVKYAPKLLSVSVSPSGEIVEGSSVNLTCSSDANPAANYTWYKENQTLFQGPERVYHFSSISSEDRGNYYCKSENKHGQINSASLFLDVQYAPKLLSVSVSPSGEIVEGSSVNLTCSSDANPAANYTWYKENEDSPKASGQIFTITDLRPEHSGNYYCEAQNTRGRRNSTLNLTVVAGAWKSAAAGSITAVLLVLILLAVFLWIRRENSFTQQCKCGERPDNRAQLNVGPVCDTPSSAAQRQAAGQQDDLHYASICFSQNQGDVVYSNVRVHPQRETEEEEEEEEEDGVEYSAVRFNNASSAPGTRRQEDGNDSCALYSTVNNNKNTP; this comes from the exons ATGAAGGAGGAAACATTTTCCCTTAGAGTCTCTGTTAATGATGACAACAGCTATTCCTGTGCTCTTAAAGGACATGAGGATCACCGCTCCCCTCCAGTGT ATGCTCcaaagcttctctctgtgtcagcgAGTCCCTCTGGTGAGATAGTGGAGGGCAGTTCAGTGAATCTGACCTGTAGCAGTGATGCTAACCCAGCAGCTAAATACACCTGGTACAAGGAGAATGACCATAAACTTCCCAGTCAACAACcacagctcttcttcttcagctccatCCAGCCCTCTGAGTCTGGAGAGTATTACTGTACAGCTGAGAATGAGATGGGGAGGAGATCAGCACACGTCTTTATTGATGTAAAAT ATGCTCcaaagcttctctctgtgtcagtgagtcCCTCTGGTGAGATAGTGGAGGGCAGTTCAGTGAATCTGACCTGTAGCAGTGATGCTAACCCAGCAGCTAATTACACCTGGTACAAGGAGAACCAAACACTGTTTCAAGGACCAGAAAGAGTTTATCAtttctcctccatcagctctgAGGACAGAGGGAACTACTACTGCAAGTCTGAGAATAAACATGGACAGATCAACTCTGCGTCTCTATTCTTAGATGTCCAGT ATGCTCcaaagcttctctctgtgtcagtgagtcCCTCTGGTGAGATAGTGGAGGGCAGTTCAGTGAATCTGACCTGTAGCAGTGATGCTAACCCAGCAGCTAATTACACCTGGTACAAGGAGAATGAAGACTCACCAAAAGCTTCAGGACAGATCTTCACCATCACTGacctcagacctgaacacagtgGGAATTATTACTGTGAAGCCCAGAACACAAGAGGACGTCGTAACTCCACCTTAAATCTGACTGTTGTAGCAG GTGCATGgaaatcagcagctgctggatcaATCACTGCTGTTCTCCTGGTTCTCATCCTCCTCGCTGTCTTCCTGTGGATCAG AAGAGAGAACTCCTTCACACAGCAGTGTAAGTGTGGAGAGAGACCTGACAACAGAGCACAG CTGAACGTGGGTCCAGTGTGTGACACCCCGtcatctgcagcacagagacaagcaGCAGGACAGCAGGATGACCTTCACTACGCCAGCATCTGCTTCTCACAGAACCAGGGAGATGTTGTCTACTCCAACGTCAGAGTTCATCcccagagagaaacagaggaagaggaggaggaggaggaggaggatggggttGAATACTCTGCTGTCAGATTTAACAATGCCAGCAGTGCACCAGG AACAAGACGTCAAGAAGATGGAAATGATTCATGTGCACTGTACAgcacagtcaacaacaacaaaaacacaccatga
- the LOC130165745 gene encoding B-cell receptor CD22-like encodes MRGAAMSLTAASSGFVVLLLTVPVIQGQSNWRVTYPRKHICVSKGSTVEIHSEYRYPPRINGYYTTVEETLWFTKWINDAVDLRTDSDYRGRVEYNCRTGNICTLTIRDLRESDSAVYKFRFTTNQPGGKYIGEPGVTLSVTDLQVLVERSSTQTELKCHSSCKAADPRSYVWYKNGLKMKEETFSLRVSANDDNSYSCALKGHEDHRSPPVYAPKLLSVSVSPSGEIMEGSSVNLTCSSDANPVANYTWYKENDRELHSQQPQLFFFSSIQPSESGEYYCTAENEMGRRTSAHVFIDVKYAPKLLSVSVSPSGEIVKGSSVNLTCSSDANPAANYTWYKENEDSPKASGQIFTITDLRPEHSGNYYCEAQNTRGGRNSTLNLTVVAGKSVLMINIIRLTLVVLMLIPLVVLSLWTRKKKTLSLNSEPNEAVKMMEVDSCPGYENSTTAAQTQEPEEQEDLV; translated from the exons atgagaggagcagCTATGAGTTTAACAGCAGCATCAAGTGGATttgtcgtcctcctcctcactgtacCAG TGATACAGGGTCAGAGTAACTGGAGAGTGACTTACCCTCGAAAACACATCTGTGTCTCTAAAGGATCAACAGTGGAAATACACTCTGAGTACAGATACCCACCCAGAATAAATGGTTACTATACTACAGTTGAAGAAACATTGTGGTTCACTAAATGGATTAATGATGCTGTGGATCTGAGAACAGACTCAGACTACAGAGGTCGTGTGGAGTATAATTGTCGTACAGGGAACATCTGCACTCTGACAATCAGAGACCTGAGAGAGAGCGACTCAGCTGTGTACAAGTTCAGATTCACAACAAACCAACCAGGTGGGAAATATATAGGTGAACCTGGAGTCACTTTGTCTGTCACAG ACCTCCAGGTGCTGGTGGAAAGATCATCAACCCAGACAGAGCTGaagtgtcacagcagctgtaaaGCAGCTGATCCTCGTTCATATGTCTGGTACAAGAACGGACTGAAAATGAAGGAGGAAACATTTTCCCTTAGAGTCTCTGCTAATGATGACAACAGCTATTCCTGTGCTCTTAAAGGACATGAGGATCACCGCTCCCCTCCAGTGT ATGCTCcaaagcttctctctgtgtcagtgagtcCCTCTGGTGAGATAATGGAGGGCAGTTCAGTGAATCTGACCTGTAGCAGTGATGCTAACCCAGTAGCTAATTACACCTGGTACAAGGAGAATGACCGTGAACTTCACAGTCAACAACcacagctcttcttcttcagctccatCCAGCCCTCTGAGTCTGGAGAGTATTACTGTACAGCTGAGAATGAGATGGGGAGGAGGACATCAGCACACGTCTTTATTGATGTAAAAT ATGCTCcaaagcttctctctgtgtcagtgagtcCCTCTGGTGAGATAGTGAAGGGCAGTTCAGTGAATCTGACCTGTAGCAGTGATGCTAACCCAGCAGCTAATTACACCTGGTACAAGGAGAATGAAGACTCACCAAAAGCTTCAGGACAGATCTTCACCATCACTGacctcagacctgaacacagtgGGAATTATTACTGTGAAGCCCAGAACACAAGAGGAGGTCGTAACTCCACCTTAAATCTGACTGTTGTAGCAG GTAAATCAGtattaatgattaatatcaTCAGGTTGACTCTGGTGGTCCTGATGCTGATTCCACTGGTCGTCTTGAGTCTGTGGACGag GAAGAAGAAAACTCTGAGTTTAAACTCTGAACCAAATGAAGCTGTAAAGATGATggag GTAGACTCTTGTCCTGGTTATGAGAACAGCaccactgcagcacagacacaagaaccagaggagcaggaagacCTGGTGTGA